The Starkeya sp. ORNL1 DNA window CCGACGAGCGCCGCATGATCGCCGGCGTGATGCGCCTGGCCGACCGGCCGGTGCGCGCGGTGATGACGCCGCGCACCGACGTCGACTGGATCGACCTCACCGACGATCCGGACGACGTCCGCCGTACCATCCGCGAGACCAAGCACACCCGCATGCCGGCCTGTGAGGGCACGCCGGAGGAATCCATCGGCGTCATAGACATACGCGACCTGCTGGAAGCCTATCTCGACGGCGCTACGCCCGACCCCCGCCAGTTCGTCAAGCCGGCCGCAGTGCTGGTGGAGACGGCGGGCGCGCTCGACGCCATGAAGGTGCTGCGCAACGCCGCCTCCCCGCTTGCGCTGGTGGTCGATGAGTACGGCTCGATGGTCGGGGTGCTGACCCCGGCGGACCTGCTCGACGCCATTGCCGGCACGGTGATCCTCAGCGAGGAGGGCCACCCCGGCCCGCATGTGGTGGAGCGCGCCGACGGTTCCTATCTGGTCGCCGGCGCCACGCCGACCGACGAACTCGCCGACCTGCTCGCCATCCGCATTCCGAGCGACGCCGGGTTCCACACCGCAGCCGGCTTCGCGCTCAATGTGCTGAAGTCGCTGCCGCAGGAGGGCACCGCGTTCGAGACCAATGGCTGGCGCTTCGAGGTGGTGGACATGGATGGGCGACGCATCGACAAATTGCTGGTCTCGCGCGCCGTCCCGGCGCGCCGCAGGGCACCGGTCGCCGGGTGACATCCGTCAGCGAATGGCCATCAGCTTGATGGCCGCCGGGCCGAGAATGACGATGAACAGTACCGGCAGGAAGAACAGGATCATCGGCACGGTGAGCTGAGGCGGCAGCGCAGCCGCCTTCTTCTCCGCCGCGCTCATGCGCAGGTCGCGATTCTCCTGCGCCAGCACGCGTAGCGTCTGGCCAAGCGGGGTGCCGTAGCGCTCAGACTGGATCAGCGCGGTGCACACTGCCCTCACCCCTTCGAGGTCAACGCGCTGCGCGAGATTCTCATAGGCTTGCCGGCGATCCGGCAGGAACGACAGCTCGGCAGTCGCCAGCGTCAGTTCCTCGGCGAGATCGACCGACTGCGCGCCGATCTCCTTGCTCACCCGCTGGAAGGCGGTCTCGATCGACATGCCGGATTCGACGCAGATCAGCATCAGGTCCAGCGCATCCGGGAAGGCCCGGCGGATGGAGAATTGCCGGCGCTGGATCTTGTTGGCGAGGAACAGGTCCGGCGCCTTGAGGCCGAGATACGCGGCGAAGATGACGGCGCCGAGCCGCATGATGGCCGGATAATCCGGCGGCGCCAGCACGAAGAGATAGAGCGCCGACACCAGGATCAGCGCGATCGGCACCACCATGCGGAAGAACAGATAGACGACATAGGGGCTCTGCCCCCGATAGCCCGCCTTCATCAAGGTGAGGCGGACATGCTCCTCGCCCAGCCATTTGCGCAGGTTCAGTTGCTCCACTGCCTGCTGCATGTAGGCCTTAGGCGCCTTGCGCAGCTCGATCTTCTCCTGGCCGCGGGCGAGGCGCTCACGCTCCCGGGCGCGGATACGGTCGCGCTCGATGGCGACGGTGCGCATGCGCTTCTCGAGATCATCCGACAGATAGGGCATGGCGAAGGTGAACACCGTCGCCACCGCCGCGATCATGGTGAACAGCGTCGCCATGAACTGGACGTCGTGCAGCTTATCGATGATCGCATCGACCATGGGTGGCGCCTAGACTACTGCGAAGGAGAGCATGATGTTTTCGGCGTCATGCTCAGAAGTCGAAATTGATCATCTTGCGCATCACGAGGATGCCGGTGAACATCCAGAACGCTGATCCTGCGAGCATCAACCGGCCGAGCGGCTCGGTCCACAAGAGCGCGATGTAGGACGGCGTCGAGAGATAGACGAGCAGCATCACCGCGATCGGCAGCGAGCCGATGATGGCGGCGGAAGCCTTGGCCTCCATGCTCATCGCCTGGATCTTCTCCTGCATCTTCCGCCGCTCGCGCAGCACGCGGGAGAGATTGCCGAGCGTCTCGGAAAGATTGCCGCCGGACTTCGCCTGGATCGACACGACGATGGTGAAGAAGCTGGTCTCGGCGAGTGGCACGCGCTCGAACAGCCGGGCGCAGGCATCGGACAGCGGAATGCCGAGCGCCTGGGTCTCGACGATGTGGCGGAATTCGCCGCGCACCGGCTCCTGGGATTCGGAGGCGACGACGCGGATGCAGTCGCCGAGCGGCAGGCCGGATTTCACGCCCCGCACGATGACATCCACCGCATTGGGGAATTCACGCAGGAATTTCTGCTCGCGCCGCTTCTTCAGCCAGTTCAGCAGCCAGCGCGGCAGGCCGAAGCCGGCGACGAAGCCCACACCGAGGGCGAGATAGATCGGCCAGCGGAAGATGACGGCCAGCAGCAGAGCGAGGATGCCGAGCACCACGCTGATGATGAGGAAGCGCTGACGGCTCCAGGTCAGCCCGGCCTGGGTGATGCGCACCTGCAGCGGCGGTCGGCGCGCATTGCGGCGCCGCGCATCGAGCTCCTTCAGCGATTCCTCGACCTGCTGGCGGCGCGTGACAGCAGGATCAGGCGCGCCGCGCTTGGTCCGGCGCACCACGGCGTCGGTCATGGCGACGTCGCGCATGCGCCGCTCGGCCGCCCGCTCCCCGGAGAGCAGCGGGAAGATGAAGACATAGGCGAGGCCGCCGGCAGCGAGCGTGGCGAGCAGCGGAACCCAGAGCCCCTCCATGGCGCTCAGCTCCGTATCGGCTCGGCGAGCTCGGCGGCGTCGAGCGCCTTCGCCAGCCGCACATCCTCGCCATAATATCTGGCGCGGTCCCAGAAGCGCGGCCGGCCGATGCCGGTCGAACGATGACGGCCGAGGATTCGGCCGTGGGCGTCCTCGCCGAGCATCTCGTAGACGAACAGGTCCTGGGTGATGATGACGTCGCCCTCCATCCCCAGCACCTCGGTGATGTGGGTGATGCGGCGCGAGCCGTCGCGCAGGCGCGCCGCCTGCACGATGATGTCGATGGAGGAGACAATCATCTCGCGCAGCGTGCGCGAGGGCAGCGCGAAGCCGCCCATGGTGATCATGGATTCAAGACGCGACATCGCCTCGCGCGGCGAGTTGGCGTGCAACGTGCCCATCGAGCCGTCATGGCCGGTGTTCATCGCCTGCAAGAGGTCGAATGCCTCGGGTCCGCGCACCTCGCCGACGATGATGCGCTCGGGCCGCATGCGCAGGCAGTTTCGCACCAGATCGCGCATCGTCACCTGGCCCTCGCCTTCGAGGTTCGGTGGCCGCGTTTCCAACCGCACCACATGCGGCTGCTGGAGCTGCAATTCCGCGGCGTCCTCGCAGGTGATGACGCGCTCGTCGTCGTCAATATAGCGGGTGAGACAGTTGAGCAGCGTGGTCTTGCCGGAACCGGTGCCGCCGGAGATCAACGTATTGACCCGGCAGCGGCCGATGATCTTCAGCACCTCGGCGCCTTCCGGCGAGATCGAGCCGAAGCGTTCCAGCTGGTCGAGGGTCAGCTTGTCGCGCTTGAACTTGCGGATGGTCAGCGTCGGTCCGTCGATGGAGAGCGGCGGGGCGATGACGTTGACGCGCGAGCCGTCCGGCAGGCGGGCGTCGCAGATCGGGCTCGATTCATCGACGCGGCGACCGATCTGGCTGACGATGCGCTGGCAGATATTGAGCAGCTGCTGATTGTCGCGAAACCGGACATGGCTGCGCTCGATCTTGCCCTGCACCTCGATGTAAACGGTGTCGGCGCCGTTCACCATGATGTCGGCAATGTCGTCGCGCGCCAGCAGCGGCTCGAGCGGACCATAGCCGAGCACGTCGTTGCAGATGTCCTCGAGCAGTTCCTCCTGCTCGGAGATCGACATCACGATGTTCTTGATCGCGATGATCTCGTTGATGATGTCGCGGATTTCCTCGCGCGCGGAAGCCGCGTCGAGCCGGGCCAGCTGGGTGAGGTCGATGGCCTCGATCAGCGCGCCGAAGATCTGGCTCTTGGTCTCGTAGAAACCGTCCGAGCGCCGCGGCGGCGGTGGCGGGGCCGACGCCGAGACATAGGCGGCGGGCGCCGACGCATAGGCTCCCGGTACCGGGGCGGCCGGGTCGCGCGGCGGGGCGACCTGCGGCGTCGCAGTGGGTCTGCTGACCGGTAGGGCCCCTCCGCTCGTGCCTCGCTTGCCGAACATCGCGTCCGCGCCCCTATTTCCTGCGCAGCCGCGCGATCAGCGGCGCGATCATGGAGCCACTGCTGCCGCGCTGGTCGATCCGCCCGGTGACGGAGCGGGCGATGGCGCGGAAGGACTCCACCGCCTTGTGGCCGGCATTCACCTCGGCGATCATCTGGCCATTATTGGCCGCGGTGCCGAACAGCGCCGCCTCGAACGGCAGCACGGCCAGCGGCTCGGCGGCGAGCGCCTTGGCAAAATCGCCGGCGCGGATCTCCGGGCGCTTGGCGAGGCCGACCTGGTTCAGCACATAGCGCGGCGGCTTGTCATTCGGCCGCGCGGTGCGCATCAGGTCCATCAGGTTCTTGGCATTGCGCAGATTGGCGAGGTCGGGCGCGGCGACGATCAGCACCTCGTCGGCGCCAAGCAAAGCGTGGCGCGACCAGGCGTTCCACACATGCGGCACGTCGAGCACGATCATCGGCGCGGCGGCGCGCAGCACGTCGAGCAGCGGATCGAAGGCTTCAGGGGTGAGATCGTAGGTTCGCTCCAGCGTCGCCGGCGCCGCCAGCAAGCTGAGGCGGTCGGCGCATTTCGACAGCAGGCGTTCGACGAAGGCGGCATCGACGCGCTCCGGCGACAGCACGGCGTCGGCGGTGCCCTGCGGGGGATCCTGGTTGAAGTCGAGGCCCGCGGTGCCGAACGGCAGATCGAGATCGGCGATCACCGTCTCCATGTCGAAATGCCGGGCAATGGCGAAAGCGACATTGTGGGCGATGGTGGAGGCGCCGACGCCGCCCTTGGCGCCATACACCGCCAGCGTGCGCCCGAGCGGCTCGGCATCCGGCGTCGCATAGAGGCCCGAAAGCGCGGCGACGATGTCGAGCGGCTCCACCGGCTCGATCAGATAGTCGGAGACGCCGCGGCGGATCAGCTCGCGATAGAGCATGATGTCGTTCTGCCGGCCGATCACCAC harbors:
- a CDS encoding hemolysin family protein, which encodes MPLFEIAVVVLLVLVNGVLAMAELSVVSSRPARLRARADQGSKGARAALGLAADPGRFLSTVQIGITLIGILAGAFSGATLGESLGNWLQTQGLSPSVAQGAGYVLVVAAITYFSLIVGELIPKRLALQSPEKLAILVAPAMVVLSRISAPAVWALDISTRLVLRLLGDPNADQANNVTDEEIRAIVAEAETAGVIDPDERRMIAGVMRLADRPVRAVMTPRTDVDWIDLTDDPDDVRRTIRETKHTRMPACEGTPEESIGVIDIRDLLEAYLDGATPDPRQFVKPAAVLVETAGALDAMKVLRNAASPLALVVDEYGSMVGVLTPADLLDAIAGTVILSEEGHPGPHVVERADGSYLVAGATPTDELADLLAIRIPSDAGFHTAAGFALNVLKSLPQEGTAFETNGWRFEVVDMDGRRIDKLLVSRAVPARRRAPVAG
- a CDS encoding type II secretion system F family protein — translated: MVDAIIDKLHDVQFMATLFTMIAAVATVFTFAMPYLSDDLEKRMRTVAIERDRIRARERERLARGQEKIELRKAPKAYMQQAVEQLNLRKWLGEEHVRLTLMKAGYRGQSPYVVYLFFRMVVPIALILVSALYLFVLAPPDYPAIMRLGAVIFAAYLGLKAPDLFLANKIQRRQFSIRRAFPDALDLMLICVESGMSIETAFQRVSKEIGAQSVDLAEELTLATAELSFLPDRRQAYENLAQRVDLEGVRAVCTALIQSERYGTPLGQTLRVLAQENRDLRMSAAEKKAAALPPQLTVPMILFFLPVLFIVILGPAAIKLMAIR
- a CDS encoding type II secretion system F family protein, with the protein product MEGLWVPLLATLAAGGLAYVFIFPLLSGERAAERRMRDVAMTDAVVRRTKRGAPDPAVTRRQQVEESLKELDARRRNARRPPLQVRITQAGLTWSRQRFLIISVVLGILALLLAVIFRWPIYLALGVGFVAGFGLPRWLLNWLKKRREQKFLREFPNAVDVIVRGVKSGLPLGDCIRVVASESQEPVRGEFRHIVETQALGIPLSDACARLFERVPLAETSFFTIVVSIQAKSGGNLSETLGNLSRVLRERRKMQEKIQAMSMEAKASAAIIGSLPIAVMLLVYLSTPSYIALLWTEPLGRLMLAGSAFWMFTGILVMRKMINFDF
- a CDS encoding CpaF family protein — protein: MFGKRGTSGGALPVSRPTATPQVAPPRDPAAPVPGAYASAPAAYVSASAPPPPPRRSDGFYETKSQIFGALIEAIDLTQLARLDAASAREEIRDIINEIIAIKNIVMSISEQEELLEDICNDVLGYGPLEPLLARDDIADIMVNGADTVYIEVQGKIERSHVRFRDNQQLLNICQRIVSQIGRRVDESSPICDARLPDGSRVNVIAPPLSIDGPTLTIRKFKRDKLTLDQLERFGSISPEGAEVLKIIGRCRVNTLISGGTGSGKTTLLNCLTRYIDDDERVITCEDAAELQLQQPHVVRLETRPPNLEGEGQVTMRDLVRNCLRMRPERIIVGEVRGPEAFDLLQAMNTGHDGSMGTLHANSPREAMSRLESMITMGGFALPSRTLREMIVSSIDIIVQAARLRDGSRRITHITEVLGMEGDVIITQDLFVYEMLGEDAHGRILGRHRSTGIGRPRFWDRARYYGEDVRLAKALDAAELAEPIRS
- a CDS encoding AAA family ATPase; the encoded protein is MAQRASVRAAETNLAIHVPPLPRVSVQAFCESPAIAGAVQAAGSDRRMARANLKLQMGGLTAAEEAYRHASTPNVILIESPATREALFSGLERLAQHCDHGTKVVVIGRQNDIMLYRELIRRGVSDYLIEPVEPLDIVAALSGLYATPDAEPLGRTLAVYGAKGGVGASTIAHNVAFAIARHFDMETVIADLDLPFGTAGLDFNQDPPQGTADAVLSPERVDAAFVERLLSKCADRLSLLAAPATLERTYDLTPEAFDPLLDVLRAAAPMIVLDVPHVWNAWSRHALLGADEVLIVAAPDLANLRNAKNLMDLMRTARPNDKPPRYVLNQVGLAKRPEIRAGDFAKALAAEPLAVLPFEAALFGTAANNGQMIAEVNAGHKAVESFRAIARSVTGRIDQRGSSGSMIAPLIARLRRK